A section of the Candidatus Nomurabacteria bacterium genome encodes:
- a CDS encoding glycosyltransferase family 9 protein produces the protein MEIKKALTFRASSIGDCLMAKYLLENIHAKFPGARCGIVIAGRGAMIRDLFAAYPWIEIIEANRRDVGAIVRLWLKYRGSDLVVTQYAGKPGGRFSLASKLMGRLLARRGGLVGFSDSSTWNKFLFSKTILVRQDQSVVWHEREILRLFDIPVVFSFPVLVPFKNTNILKRFNLETGRFIVAHLFSGNTIRGMCPEKKGKLLATVSKKFPDFQLVISGGTQDREEALSVVENIPAVVVAGEVTIQEMISLISTSHGVVSLDTGMAHIAAQLGVSLVVMCSCFGRNWWFSDQYGVGAKINVFSCEEMCIGGHVTKNYPDCINEISIEQVVNVI, from the coding sequence ATGGAAATTAAAAAAGCGTTAACGTTCCGGGCATCGTCGATCGGTGATTGTCTGATGGCAAAGTATTTATTGGAAAACATTCATGCGAAGTTTCCTGGGGCACGTTGTGGGATTGTGATTGCAGGTAGGGGGGCGATGATCCGGGATTTGTTTGCCGCTTATCCGTGGATAGAAATAATTGAGGCCAACCGTCGTGATGTGGGTGCAATAGTTCGCTTGTGGCTTAAATATCGTGGTAGTGATTTGGTCGTAACACAATATGCTGGTAAGCCTGGCGGTAGGTTCAGTCTCGCAAGCAAGCTAATGGGTAGATTGTTAGCACGCCGTGGTGGACTAGTTGGGTTTAGTGATTCTTCCACCTGGAACAAGTTTTTGTTTTCTAAAACCATTTTAGTCAGGCAAGATCAATCTGTGGTCTGGCATGAACGTGAGATCTTGCGCCTGTTTGACATACCCGTAGTGTTTTCGTTTCCCGTTCTGGTCCCGTTTAAAAATACCAATATTCTTAAACGGTTCAACCTTGAAACAGGGCGATTTATAGTTGCACATCTTTTTTCTGGTAACACTATTCGGGGAATGTGTCCGGAGAAGAAGGGGAAATTACTTGCTACTGTATCTAAAAAATTTCCCGATTTCCAGCTCGTGATTAGTGGTGGAACACAAGACAGGGAAGAGGCATTGTCTGTTGTAGAAAATATCCCGGCCGTTGTTGTCGCTGGCGAGGTGACAATCCAGGAGATGATAAGCCTTATCAGCACAAGTCACGGAGTGGTGAGTCTGGATACTGGTATGGCACATATCGCGGCACAGCTCGGTGTTTCTCTGGTCGTCATGTGCTCGTGTTTTGGACGGAATTGGTGGTTTAGTGACCAATATGGGGTGGGGGCTAAAATTAATGTGTTCTCTTGTGAAGAGATGTGCATTGGCGGACACGTAACTAAAAATTATCCCGACTGTATCAATGAAATTTCGATTGAACAAGTCGTGAATGTTATTTAA
- a CDS encoding glycosyltransferase has product MKVLMISTDSKIFEPLSEVRLRMISQAESFGKLTIAIIGKKSFLPQVINDKLTVFSLGRLESFFWCPMRDYELVTSQNPFEHGLIGWLWAGKINAKLQLQIHTDFLNPYFAQESLLNKIRLRLAKFLLPRADSVRVVSQRIADSLVGAGIRLRQKPVVQPVKIDLEKIKNEPIKIDLHDRYSQFKKIVLMASRLTREKNIDLAIRAMNSIIKSRPGTGLVIVGSGPEEGRLKQLVKQLKLEKNVFFESWTNNLSSFYKTADLFLLTSFYEGYGRTIVEAMACGCVVVSTDVGVAREVGAIISGDNITDLVETLEKIL; this is encoded by the coding sequence ATGAAGGTTTTAATGATTTCCACTGATTCAAAAATTTTCGAACCCCTGAGCGAGGTTCGGTTACGGATGATTAGTCAGGCCGAAAGTTTTGGCAAGCTCACAATTGCGATTATCGGCAAGAAAAGTTTTTTACCACAAGTAATTAACGACAAGCTGACGGTGTTTTCTCTCGGACGTCTGGAGTCTTTTTTCTGGTGCCCGATGAGGGATTATGAACTAGTTACGAGTCAAAACCCCTTCGAGCACGGCTTAATTGGCTGGCTGTGGGCCGGGAAAATAAATGCCAAATTACAGCTTCAGATTCATACAGATTTTCTCAATCCTTATTTTGCCCAGGAGTCTCTTCTGAACAAAATACGGTTGCGACTAGCAAAGTTTTTATTGCCACGGGCTGACAGCGTTCGAGTTGTTAGCCAGCGAATTGCTGATTCGCTTGTTGGCGCAGGAATCAGATTAAGACAGAAACCGGTGGTTCAGCCAGTCAAGATTGATCTCGAAAAAATCAAAAATGAACCGATAAAAATAGATTTACATGACAGATATTCGCAGTTTAAGAAAATAGTTTTAATGGCATCTCGTCTGACACGAGAAAAAAATATTGACCTAGCCATTCGGGCGATGAATTCGATTATTAAATCAAGGCCTGGCACCGGTCTGGTCATTGTTGGTTCTGGACCGGAAGAGGGGAGACTAAAACAACTGGTGAAACAACTGAAGCTAGAAAAAAATGTTTTTTTTGAGTCGTGGACCAACAATCTATCGTCTTTTTATAAAACAGCCGACCTGTTTCTTTTGACTTCATTTTATGAGGGATATGGAAGGACAATTGTGGAAGCAATGGCTTGTGGTTGTGTTGTTGTTTCGACCGACGTTGGAGTGGCGAGGGAAGTGGGGGCGATTATCTCTGGGGACAACATTACTGACTTGGTGGAGACACTGGAAAAAATATTATGA
- a CDS encoding glycosyltransferase family 4 protein has protein sequence MKIYYVANARMPNEKAHGIQMAKMCEALVESGVDLTLLVSNRGSGSLKQFYGLTCEIPTRRLPVVDLQFFGPIGYRVTALQFIIRVLLYLFVRLFKDKMFVVYTIDMDSFSFAPLICIPRPVFAEMHSVKKVNFLTRTFFKRAKIIATNQPIADDLSKEFNISPHGISVEPNGVDEAALRDFISQQDARRKLNLPLDKSFALYVGRFYKWKGMEILADAATDSILPIYVVGGGRDEYESVTGRSGERLHFVGGRPTYEIVSWLAAADVLIVLGTANNKESYSYTSPMKIFEYLAAGRPTVSSRTPAVMSILREGVTFWYEPDNAQSLGKTISLAYTSPESKAKVQKGRELTERHTWRKRTERILNFIKYGN, from the coding sequence ATGAAAATCTATTATGTTGCAAACGCTCGTATGCCGAATGAAAAAGCGCATGGTATACAGATGGCAAAAATGTGTGAAGCGCTGGTTGAATCTGGTGTTGACCTAACGCTACTGGTGTCAAACAGGGGATCTGGAAGCCTGAAACAGTTTTATGGTCTCACGTGTGAGATACCGACACGACGATTGCCTGTGGTGGACTTACAATTTTTTGGTCCAATCGGTTACCGGGTTACGGCGCTACAATTTATTATCAGGGTGTTACTCTATTTATTTGTGAGATTGTTCAAAGATAAAATGTTTGTTGTCTACACAATCGACATGGATTCATTTTCTTTTGCTCCGCTAATTTGTATACCGCGCCCAGTTTTTGCAGAGATGCACAGTGTTAAGAAGGTCAACTTTCTGACAAGGACTTTTTTTAAGCGTGCAAAAATCATTGCAACAAATCAGCCAATTGCCGATGATTTATCGAAAGAATTTAACATTTCCCCACATGGTATTTCTGTTGAACCAAACGGTGTGGATGAAGCAGCCTTACGAGATTTTATTTCACAACAAGATGCTCGTAGAAAACTTAATTTGCCGTTAGATAAGTCATTTGCTCTATATGTTGGACGCTTTTACAAGTGGAAAGGCATGGAAATACTCGCAGATGCGGCCACAGATTCTATCCTTCCCATTTATGTTGTTGGTGGTGGGCGTGATGAGTATGAAAGTGTGACAGGTAGAAGTGGCGAGCGGTTACATTTTGTTGGAGGAAGACCAACTTATGAAATAGTATCGTGGCTTGCCGCGGCGGACGTACTAATCGTACTTGGGACCGCAAATAATAAGGAGTCTTACTCTTATACATCCCCCATGAAAATATTTGAGTATCTTGCTGCTGGTAGGCCTACAGTGTCTTCACGGACGCCCGCTGTAATGAGTATCCTTAGAGAAGGCGTGACTTTTTGGTATGAACCGGACAACGCACAGTCACTGGGAAAAACCATAAGCTTGGCATATACCAGTCCAGAATCGAAGGCTAAGGTACAGAAGGGTCGTGAATTGACAGAAAGGCATACCTGGCGTAAGCGTACGGAGCGGATTCTAAATTTTATCAAGTATGGAAATTAA
- a CDS encoding glycosyltransferase, which yields MKLLIVTQVVDESDSILGFFHRWIEEFSKHYEKVTVICLKKGEYHLPVNVEVLTLGKEDGASRSKYLWRFYKYIWSERNNYDTVFVHMNQEYVLLGGLFWRFWGKRVHLWYTHKMVSVKLRLATLLSDKVFTASEESFRFDTPKLRIAGHGIDTDFFSPDSSVVRSDHVLSVGRLMKSKRHDLIIRAVAFAGKELRIIGDGPERKNLEALAHMIGARVYFLGGLNQSQVRDQYQKAAFFVHTSETGSLDKVTLEALACGLSVVTTSDAYRNFPVRKVQATPEAIAAGLETTQDGSENAKFVREHHNLRRLIVYLSREMSVLGPRVAFIFTRSRKEIIRGVQTGQCADTPLYGMNHIPHADYFTLASKSMRAVFIILHLFRYDFVIAQDNLLLGYIVSICSRTFNLKTRWLYVAINSSTLMRRHAKHPIRLFILKKFWSSYSHIICLSFDQLNDFIQIGLPQAQLSFIPFGVDATFFQPTDIHHDENLIVSVGRDGGRDYRTLFYVAGLVGHRFVVVAGQKNIPHDVSIPPNMSIVYDRSIVEVRDLYTRARLIVVVSKDARIPDGSDCSGQTVILDALAAGKTVVATHRSWIADYFVPGRDLIVVEPGNSEAVATAITTLWNDAERRGELSASGRNKVSMCYTTKIFATALLKLMESIK from the coding sequence ATGAAATTACTAATTGTCACGCAGGTGGTGGATGAGTCGGATTCGATTTTGGGGTTTTTCCACCGTTGGATTGAAGAGTTTTCTAAACATTACGAAAAGGTTACCGTAATTTGTTTGAAAAAAGGCGAGTACCATCTACCGGTCAATGTCGAGGTGCTAACTCTTGGTAAAGAGGATGGGGCTTCAAGATCCAAGTATCTCTGGCGTTTTTATAAATATATTTGGAGTGAGCGGAATAATTACGACACGGTATTTGTGCACATGAATCAAGAGTATGTCCTATTGGGTGGTCTTTTCTGGCGTTTTTGGGGTAAACGCGTTCATTTGTGGTACACGCACAAGATGGTTAGCGTAAAATTACGTCTGGCCACTCTTCTATCAGACAAGGTCTTCACTGCGTCCGAAGAAAGTTTCAGATTCGATACACCAAAACTACGTATCGCAGGGCATGGCATAGACACAGACTTTTTTTCTCCTGATTCGAGCGTGGTGCGTTCTGATCACGTTCTCTCCGTTGGACGTTTGATGAAAAGTAAACGCCATGATCTCATCATTCGTGCTGTGGCATTTGCAGGTAAAGAGCTTCGGATCATTGGCGACGGGCCGGAGCGTAAAAATCTTGAGGCACTCGCCCATATGATTGGGGCAAGGGTTTATTTTCTGGGTGGGCTTAATCAGTCGCAGGTGCGGGATCAATATCAGAAAGCTGCTTTTTTTGTACACACCAGTGAGACCGGAAGCTTGGATAAGGTGACACTTGAAGCCCTTGCGTGTGGCTTATCTGTAGTTACAACAAGTGATGCGTATAGAAATTTTCCAGTACGTAAAGTACAGGCAACACCGGAGGCTATTGCCGCGGGGCTGGAAACAACACAAGACGGAAGCGAAAATGCAAAGTTTGTTCGAGAGCACCATAATCTTCGTCGTTTGATCGTCTATCTATCACGGGAGATGAGTGTATTGGGACCACGTGTCGCTTTTATTTTTACACGATCTCGGAAGGAAATTATACGTGGCGTACAGACCGGTCAGTGTGCGGATACGCCCCTTTATGGCATGAATCATATACCCCATGCTGACTATTTTACCTTGGCGTCTAAATCGATGCGCGCCGTGTTTATCATTCTGCATCTTTTCCGGTATGACTTTGTTATTGCGCAGGACAATCTCTTACTTGGTTACATTGTTTCTATTTGTTCTCGGACGTTTAATCTTAAGACTCGGTGGTTGTATGTGGCGATAAATTCTTCCACTCTCATGCGACGACACGCCAAGCATCCGATACGGCTTTTTATCCTTAAAAAGTTTTGGTCGAGTTACTCGCATATCATCTGCCTTTCTTTCGATCAGCTTAATGATTTTATCCAAATCGGTCTCCCTCAAGCACAACTTTCATTTATTCCATTTGGTGTGGACGCCACTTTTTTTCAACCTACCGACATTCATCATGATGAAAATTTAATTGTAAGTGTCGGGCGTGACGGTGGCCGTGATTACCGTACACTTTTTTATGTCGCTGGACTGGTCGGACATCGATTCGTTGTTGTCGCTGGACAGAAAAATATTCCGCATGATGTTTCGATTCCTCCAAATATGTCGATAGTTTATGACCGGAGCATTGTTGAAGTTCGAGATTTATATACTCGGGCTCGACTCATTGTCGTTGTTTCAAAGGATGCTAGAATTCCGGATGGTTCGGACTGCTCGGGACAGACGGTAATACTTGACGCTCTTGCTGCTGGCAAAACCGTAGTTGCAACGCATCGTTCTTGGATTGCGGACTATTTTGTTCCTGGGCGGGATCTTATTGTGGTTGAGCCTGGTAATTCCGAAGCTGTTGCGACCGCGATTACCACTCTTTGGAACGACGCTGAAAGACGGGGGGAATTATCCGCCTCCGGACGTAACAAGGTGTCTATGTGCTACACGACAAAAATTTTTGCCACAGCCCTCCTTAAGCTTATGGAATCTATAAAATGA
- a CDS encoding glycosyltransferase family 2 protein — translation MHRGKTVSVIIPTYNEEGSIRAVINGLFDTGVVDEVVVIDNNALGNTKMEVAQTRARLVEEREHQGYGNAMMRGLHEATGDLVITVEGDGTFLPQDVHKFLSYTDDFEVIFGTRTSRAAIWSGAFMPFPVRLGNWAVAKFLEVLHNGPSMTDVSCSYKLFSRGVLNSIFDLFYLSDGKDAFSIEIMIWVIRRGWKPIEIPVIYKERIGTSMYTGESVAKAAKIGLKMVLQILRYRLMSLRPPKNVETVDKITKER, via the coding sequence ATGCACAGAGGTAAGACCGTAAGTGTTATAATCCCGACTTACAATGAGGAGGGTAGCATCCGTGCCGTCATAAATGGACTTTTTGACACCGGTGTGGTTGATGAGGTTGTGGTAATTGACAACAACGCACTTGGCAATACAAAAATGGAAGTAGCACAAACAAGAGCACGGTTAGTAGAGGAAAGGGAGCATCAAGGATACGGAAACGCCATGATGCGCGGGCTACACGAAGCCACTGGTGATCTTGTTATAACAGTGGAGGGAGACGGTACATTTTTACCACAAGACGTTCACAAATTCCTATCGTATACAGACGACTTCGAGGTTATTTTTGGAACACGGACATCTCGTGCCGCTATTTGGTCAGGAGCATTCATGCCATTTCCAGTTCGACTTGGTAACTGGGCCGTGGCAAAATTCCTAGAGGTTTTACATAATGGGCCCAGTATGACTGACGTGAGTTGCTCATACAAACTTTTCTCGCGCGGAGTTCTCAACAGTATTTTTGACTTATTTTACTTATCTGATGGCAAAGACGCTTTTTCCATTGAGATCATGATCTGGGTAATACGTCGCGGATGGAAACCCATAGAGATCCCCGTTATCTATAAAGAGCGCATCGGTACCTCAATGTACACCGGGGAGAGTGTGGCAAAGGCAGCAAAAATTGGCCTTAAGATGGTGCTCCAAATACTTCGTTATCGCCTGATGTCACTAAGACCCCCTAAAAATGTAGAAACGGTAGACAAAATAACTAAGGAGAGATAG
- a CDS encoding GtrA family protein: MRGLKFFLTGLVGLSVNLGVFNLLYLLGLPYLYGSVMSFLVAMVVGFLLQKYWTFEDCSRERAYVQFASYAALTSCNLLLNTFIVYALVDYADVYYLVAQATGAGLLSLLSYFVYRFYIFRGS, encoded by the coding sequence ATGCGTGGGCTGAAATTTTTTCTCACTGGCTTAGTTGGCCTTAGTGTCAATCTCGGCGTGTTTAATTTGCTGTATCTTTTAGGGTTGCCGTATCTCTATGGGTCGGTTATGAGTTTTCTTGTTGCAATGGTCGTTGGTTTCCTACTTCAAAAGTATTGGACCTTTGAGGATTGCTCTCGTGAACGCGCATATGTTCAGTTCGCATCATATGCCGCATTGACGTCGTGTAATCTTTTATTAAACACATTCATCGTGTACGCGCTTGTTGATTACGCCGATGTTTACTATCTTGTCGCTCAAGCCACAGGGGCAGGGCTGCTATCTCTCCTTAGTTATTTTGTCTACCGTTTCTACATTTTTAGGGGGTCTTAG
- a CDS encoding CDP-glycerol glycerophosphotransferase family protein, with amino-acid sequence MQNQFRQEEKDNACTLALLSELGQVGELERFLLEQPGTVTDYLIVALSLEIETKLEERGISFVSVGRYKKIFPDQLIDEDVMMAEFFSDQRWKKFSYRGIPLLITFRFMFRAYLQRARYYSNLLISILETHQGVSRLVLFSPSEKISNTFGNLAKREINVVVDCAKTIASIRGISVTVIQPKSFATLRDSLRPVLFSAQRAIFGFLLILWNAVVVTSRRSRHPRLLISDHWGNVGSSIRLLKYGECIFFDRSEIKCINWRLLLRYRMRFVHFENFLTHKMCVRAKECGREFIDIWNKMRGGVPSVFSFQGHSLDPLFLGVVDDVVYNLEKTLYQIEGAYAMYEKLQPDLVMLRASVSGQTHFSVLPLVAKMCGIPSLELQHGLEYLGPGSWSREHVAEYIAVYGSLVKKELVSIGCVADKIWEVGSPRMDNYPVFKEKKIKDISRGKLTLLCIAPDIRPFEIYDSYSAEEYFKVIARAVEKLKEKHIIVKLRPGPANDGLLRAIIARAFSHIPYTIAQNESIADLCVRADVVISCYSTTILEVLRIGLPTIIPVLNRVDAMVTEFHFSRYHDAGALHIVSNHQGLTDILLRLVSHPELRDELRKNAYSFIRNNFCFDGDSSRRLTTLVLELAAKKASRKLS; translated from the coding sequence ATGCAAAATCAGTTTAGGCAAGAGGAAAAAGATAACGCCTGCACACTGGCCCTACTCTCTGAGTTGGGACAGGTTGGGGAGTTGGAACGTTTCCTGTTGGAACAACCAGGGACGGTTACCGACTACTTGATTGTGGCGCTTTCTTTAGAAATTGAGACAAAGTTAGAAGAACGTGGGATTTCTTTTGTTTCGGTGGGTCGCTATAAAAAGATATTCCCAGATCAATTGATTGATGAAGACGTGATGATGGCGGAATTTTTCTCCGATCAACGGTGGAAAAAATTTAGTTATCGCGGGATCCCATTACTGATCACGTTCAGATTTATGTTTCGTGCCTATCTTCAGCGAGCGCGCTACTATAGTAATTTGCTTATTTCGATACTGGAAACTCATCAGGGGGTGAGTCGTCTGGTCCTGTTTTCTCCAAGCGAAAAAATATCTAATACATTTGGCAACCTCGCCAAACGTGAGATTAATGTCGTTGTAGATTGTGCAAAAACAATAGCGTCTATTCGCGGTATTTCTGTTACGGTTATACAACCCAAATCATTCGCCACACTTCGTGATTCCCTAAGGCCGGTACTTTTCTCGGCCCAACGGGCGATTTTTGGTTTTTTGTTGATTTTATGGAATGCGGTAGTTGTTACTTCACGACGGTCACGACACCCACGTTTGCTGATAAGTGATCATTGGGGAAACGTTGGTTCGTCTATAAGGTTGCTTAAATATGGCGAATGTATTTTTTTTGATCGTTCAGAGATCAAATGTATCAACTGGCGGCTACTTCTTCGTTATCGGATGCGGTTTGTGCACTTTGAAAATTTTCTAACACATAAGATGTGTGTGCGTGCTAAGGAATGTGGACGAGAGTTTATTGATATATGGAATAAGATGCGAGGAGGTGTCCCTTCGGTTTTCTCGTTCCAGGGCCATTCCCTCGACCCTCTATTCCTTGGTGTGGTCGATGATGTGGTATATAACCTTGAAAAAACACTTTATCAGATCGAGGGCGCATATGCGATGTATGAAAAATTACAACCCGATCTGGTTATGTTACGTGCGAGTGTGAGCGGGCAGACACATTTTTCTGTTTTACCACTGGTGGCGAAGATGTGTGGTATCCCGTCTCTTGAATTACAGCATGGACTAGAATATCTCGGACCTGGTTCTTGGTCGCGAGAGCATGTTGCTGAATATATTGCAGTTTATGGTTCTCTTGTGAAGAAGGAACTGGTCTCAATTGGTTGTGTGGCAGATAAAATCTGGGAAGTTGGTTCACCTCGTATGGATAATTATCCGGTATTCAAAGAGAAAAAGATCAAGGATATTTCACGCGGAAAGTTAACATTACTTTGTATTGCGCCTGATATTCGCCCCTTTGAAATATATGATTCGTATAGTGCCGAAGAATATTTTAAGGTGATTGCGAGGGCGGTTGAGAAACTGAAGGAGAAACACATTATTGTCAAATTGCGTCCTGGTCCCGCTAATGACGGGTTGCTTCGTGCAATTATTGCTCGTGCATTTTCTCATATACCTTACACAATAGCGCAGAATGAATCTATCGCCGATTTATGTGTTCGAGCTGATGTTGTAATTTCATGTTACTCAACCACAATTCTAGAAGTGCTTAGAATTGGTTTGCCTACCATCATTCCAGTGTTGAATCGGGTTGACGCGATGGTGACAGAATTTCATTTTTCTCGGTACCATGACGCTGGTGCTTTACACATAGTGTCTAACCATCAGGGACTTACGGATATCCTCTTGAGGCTTGTTTCTCACCCGGAATTACGTGATGAGTTACGAAAAAATGCTTATTCCTTTATTAGAAACAACTTTTGTTTTGATGGAGACTCTTCTCGTCGACTTACGACACTTGTCCTTGAATTGGCAGCCAAAAAAGCTTCTCGTAAATTAAGCTAA
- a CDS encoding exostosin family protein, whose product MTAINQLRLYVNPKWRRKGIHTPLLNPWWGNPHEEASIFSKLMFDSYSFDTSLYVVTDDVSTAEMVLPPYPHQWFLRHDTELFDECVKIASECNLPILIDGLGDIEHPIEVKNAYILRYGGYHFLPERGRIVVPLHVDDLLERCCGGRFDVRKKKVGKPIIGFAGWTELSFSQYLRTIIKELPVRLLGVFDTRYRACTKGILWRQKTIKILQKSGQVRLNLRTRRSFSASPKTAEGDMKKLREEMVDVILQSDYALDVRGDANNSARLFEILSLGRIPIIVDTERNFPFSDKIDYASFAVMIDFRELNNLPSRIAEFHDNISPEHFEQMQKNAREVFVRYFRIDAIMRSLVEDLHTRISSGAGSLQGETNRP is encoded by the coding sequence ATGACGGCGATAAATCAACTTAGACTTTATGTTAACCCTAAGTGGCGGCGCAAGGGCATTCACACACCCCTTCTTAATCCTTGGTGGGGAAATCCACACGAGGAAGCTTCAATTTTTTCTAAGTTGATGTTCGACAGCTATTCATTTGACACTAGCCTCTATGTGGTAACTGACGATGTTTCAACAGCAGAGATGGTTTTACCGCCGTATCCGCATCAATGGTTTTTGCGCCACGATACGGAGCTATTTGATGAGTGTGTAAAAATTGCTAGCGAATGTAACCTTCCCATTCTAATTGATGGATTGGGGGATATTGAGCACCCAATTGAAGTCAAAAATGCCTATATCTTACGTTACGGAGGGTATCATTTTCTTCCTGAGCGCGGTCGTATTGTTGTACCACTCCATGTCGATGATTTACTTGAACGGTGTTGTGGTGGAAGGTTTGATGTTAGAAAGAAAAAAGTAGGGAAACCAATTATTGGATTTGCGGGGTGGACAGAGCTTTCCTTTTCTCAGTATTTACGTACGATAATAAAAGAGCTTCCGGTGCGGCTGCTTGGAGTTTTTGATACCCGTTATCGCGCGTGCACTAAGGGAATATTGTGGCGACAGAAGACGATTAAAATTCTTCAAAAATCAGGACAGGTAAGACTCAATCTTCGTACGCGGCGTTCTTTCTCTGCAAGTCCGAAAACAGCGGAGGGGGATATGAAAAAACTTAGAGAGGAGATGGTAGATGTAATATTACAAAGTGATTATGCCCTTGACGTGCGCGGTGACGCAAACAATTCAGCTAGGCTTTTTGAAATACTGTCCCTTGGGCGTATACCGATTATTGTCGATACCGAGCGCAATTTTCCCTTTAGTGATAAAATTGATTACGCGTCTTTTGCGGTCATGATTGACTTTCGTGAACTCAATAACTTACCGAGTCGGATAGCTGAGTTTCACGATAATATTTCTCCAGAACACTTTGAACAAATGCAAAAAAATGCTCGGGAAGTTTTTGTTCGTTATTTTCGTATTGATGCAATCATGCGGTCACTCGTGGAAGATCTGCACACAAGGATTTCATCAGGGGCTGGTTCTCTCCAAGGTGAAACAAATAGACCATAA
- a CDS encoding class I SAM-dependent methyltransferase, whose amino-acid sequence MRYLPDIQRDEIFNADKLQRLYQSRFGGRLEYRDKVWRILVKEYFQQWVGGGVVLDLGAGYGEFLNNIKCTKKYAMDLNPETSLRVNKDVEVLVQNCADAWPLLDDSLDVVFTSNFLEHLPDKQTLSRALNEAIRCLKPGGRIVAIGPNIKYAPGAYWDYWDHHVPLTEQSLAEAMNLEGFDIERCIDKFLPFTMATGPRYPTFLVAVYLRFPIVWRIFGRQFFVVGRKKFASHNT is encoded by the coding sequence ATGAGATACTTACCCGACATCCAACGAGATGAAATATTCAATGCTGATAAACTGCAAAGACTATATCAGTCTCGTTTTGGTGGTCGCCTTGAGTACAGAGATAAGGTATGGCGCATTCTAGTTAAGGAATATTTTCAGCAGTGGGTTGGTGGCGGTGTCGTGTTGGACTTGGGGGCGGGGTATGGGGAGTTTCTGAATAATATTAAGTGTACAAAGAAATACGCGATGGATCTGAATCCAGAGACTTCTCTCAGGGTTAATAAAGATGTTGAGGTGTTGGTTCAAAACTGTGCCGATGCGTGGCCTCTTCTGGACGACAGTCTCGATGTTGTCTTTACTAGTAATTTTCTGGAACATCTTCCTGACAAACAAACGCTATCAAGAGCACTTAATGAGGCAATACGTTGTTTAAAGCCAGGTGGGCGAATCGTGGCCATTGGACCTAACATCAAGTATGCCCCCGGTGCTTATTGGGATTACTGGGATCACCATGTCCCATTAACCGAGCAATCTCTTGCGGAGGCGATGAATCTTGAGGGGTTTGATATAGAAAGATGTATAGACAAATTCTTGCCGTTTACTATGGCAACGGGACCACGCTACCCGACCTTTCTTGTTGCCGTATACTTGAGATTTCCAATTGTGTGGCGTATTTTCGGGAGACAGTTTTTTGTTGTGGGAAGAAAAAAATTTGCAAGCCATAACACATAA
- a CDS encoding glycosyltransferase, whose translation MRIVIATGIYPPQIGGPAQYAKNLAEEFIKKGHRVKILTYRLEKHLPSGVRHFYFFAKLIFALWRVDFILALDTFSVGLPAVLAARLVGKKIMIRTGGDFLWEGYVERTGHLVLLREFYENVRGGSVRLNFKEKAIFGLTKWVIHKAQMIVFSTEWQRDIWSKPYQLSRQKTKIIENYYG comes from the coding sequence ATGAGAATAGTAATCGCTACGGGAATTTATCCGCCCCAGATTGGAGGACCAGCGCAATATGCGAAAAATTTGGCCGAAGAGTTCATCAAAAAGGGACACAGGGTTAAAATTTTGACTTACCGGCTGGAGAAGCACTTACCTTCTGGAGTTAGACATTTTTATTTTTTTGCCAAGTTGATATTTGCCCTCTGGCGAGTTGATTTTATTTTAGCGCTAGATACTTTTTCCGTTGGGTTGCCAGCCGTTTTGGCGGCTAGATTGGTTGGTAAAAAGATAATGATTAGGACAGGCGGGGATTTTCTTTGGGAAGGTTACGTGGAACGGACTGGTCATTTGGTTTTATTGCGGGAGTTTTATGAGAATGTTCGGGGAGGGTCAGTCAGGCTAAATTTCAAAGAGAAGGCTATTTTTGGTTTGACAAAATGGGTAATACATAAAGCTCAAATGATAGTGTTTAGTACCGAATGGCAAAGGGATATTTGGTCTAAACCGTATCAGTTGAGCCGACAGAAGACGAAAATTATTGAAAATTATTATGGCTAA